A single genomic interval of Rhizophagus irregularis chromosome 15, complete sequence harbors:
- a CDS encoding tRNA-His guanylyltransferase variant 4, which produces MAKSKYEYVKQFERDDSLIPNTWLVIRIDGRGFHKFSERHQFEKPNDRRALDLMNKCAETVMTEIHDIILAYGQSDEYSFVLKKECDLYCRREAKILSTIVSLFTSNYVFLWKSYFADKELQYPPSFDGRIVQYPSDNNLRDYLSWRQADCKHFHKTYSLCYESICLHISLY; this is translated from the exons ATGGCAAAATCTAAATATGAATACGTCAAACAATTTGAAAGGGATGATTCTTTAATTCCTAATACTTGGCTTGTCATCCGTATAGATGGACGTGGTTTTCATAA ATTTTCGGAACGTCATCAATTTGAGAAACCAAATGATCGTCGCGCTTTAGATCTTATGAATAAATGTGCTGAAACTGTAATGACTGAAATACACGATATCATTCTCGCTTATGGGCAAAGTGATGAATATAG tttcgtattaaaaaaagaatgtgaTCTGTATTGTCGGCGAGAAGC GAAGATTTTATCTACAATAGTTAGTTTATTCACATCCAACTACGTATTTCTCTGGAAATCATATTTTGCTGATAAAGAATTACAGTATCCTCCATCATTTGATGGTCGTATAGTTCAGTATCCATccgataataatttaagagaTTATTTGAGTTGGCGGCAGGCAGATTGTAAACATTTTCATAAAACTTATAGTTTGTGTTATGAATCAATTTGCTTACATATCTCTTTATATTAg
- a CDS encoding tRNA-His guanylyltransferase variant 3, with the protein MAKSKYEYVKQFERDDSLIPNTWLVIRIDGRGFHKFSERHQFEKPNDRRALDLMNKCAETVMTEIHDIILAYGQSDEYSFVLKKECDLYCRREAKILSTIVSLFTSNYVFLWKSYFADKELQYPPSFDGRIVQYPSDNNLRDYLSWRQADCHINNLYNTCFWALVHSGKTETEAENILRVMAHYLPIKMNCFIHCLI; encoded by the exons ATGGCAAAATCTAAATATGAATACGTCAAACAATTTGAAAGGGATGATTCTTTAATTCCTAATACTTGGCTTGTCATCCGTATAGATGGACGTGGTTTTCATAA ATTTTCGGAACGTCATCAATTTGAGAAACCAAATGATCGTCGCGCTTTAGATCTTATGAATAAATGTGCTGAAACTGTAATGACTGAAATACACGATATCATTCTCGCTTATGGGCAAAGTGATGAATATAG tttcgtattaaaaaaagaatgtgaTCTGTATTGTCGGCGAGAAGC GAAGATTTTATCTACAATAGTTAGTTTATTCACATCCAACTACGTATTTCTCTGGAAATCATATTTTGCTGATAAAGAATTACAGTATCCTCCATCATTTGATGGTCGTATAGTTCAGTATCCATccgataataatttaagagaTTATTTGAGTTGGCGGCAGGCAGATT gtcatataaataatttgtataatactTGTTTTTGGGCACTAGTTCATTCTGGAAAAACAGAAACTGAAGCCGAGAACATATTGAGAGTAAT gGCACATTATCTTCcgataaaaatgaattgcttcattcattgtttaatataa
- a CDS encoding tRNA-His guanylyltransferase produces MAKSKYEYVKQFERDDSLIPNTWLVIRIDGRGFHKFSERHQFEKPNDRRALDLMNKCAETVMTEIHDIILAYGQSDEYSFVLKKECDLYCRREAKILSTIVSLFTSNYVFLWKSYFADKELQYPPSFDGRIVQYPSDNNLRDYLSWRQADCHINNLYNTCFWALVHSGKTETEAENILRGTLSSDKNELLHSLFNINYNNIPEMYRKGSVLVKQEIDFKTLNQKGVEVIRKKKIVTILHVDIIQNKFWKEHPELNIITIT; encoded by the exons ATGGCAAAATCTAAATATGAATACGTCAAACAATTTGAAAGGGATGATTCTTTAATTCCTAATACTTGGCTTGTCATCCGTATAGATGGACGTGGTTTTCATAA ATTTTCGGAACGTCATCAATTTGAGAAACCAAATGATCGTCGCGCTTTAGATCTTATGAATAAATGTGCTGAAACTGTAATGACTGAAATACACGATATCATTCTCGCTTATGGGCAAAGTGATGAATATAG tttcgtattaaaaaaagaatgtgaTCTGTATTGTCGGCGAGAAGC GAAGATTTTATCTACAATAGTTAGTTTATTCACATCCAACTACGTATTTCTCTGGAAATCATATTTTGCTGATAAAGAATTACAGTATCCTCCATCATTTGATGGTCGTATAGTTCAGTATCCATccgataataatttaagagaTTATTTGAGTTGGCGGCAGGCAGATT gtcatataaataatttgtataatactTGTTTTTGGGCACTAGTTCATTCTGGAAAAACAGAAACTGAAGCCGAGAACATATTGAGA gGCACATTATCTTCcgataaaaatgaattgcttcattcattgtttaatataaattacaacAATATACCGGAAATGTATCGGAAAGGCTCTGTACTAGTTAAACAAGAG ATTGATTTTAAGACTCTTAACCAAAAAGGCGTTGAAGTTAttagaaagaagaaaattgtCACGATATTGCATGtagatataattcaaaataaattttggaaaGAACATCccgaattaaatataataactattacataa
- a CDS encoding tRNA-His guanylyltransferase variant 2: MAKSKYEYVKQFERDDSLIPNTWLVIRIDGRGFHKFSERHQFEKPNDRRALDLMNKCAETVMTEIHDIILAYGQSDEYSFVLKKECDLYCRREAKILSTIVSLFTSNYVFLWKSYFADKELQYPPSFDGRIVQYPSDNNLRDYLSWRQADCHINNLYNTCFWALVHSGKTETEAENILRVM, encoded by the exons ATGGCAAAATCTAAATATGAATACGTCAAACAATTTGAAAGGGATGATTCTTTAATTCCTAATACTTGGCTTGTCATCCGTATAGATGGACGTGGTTTTCATAA ATTTTCGGAACGTCATCAATTTGAGAAACCAAATGATCGTCGCGCTTTAGATCTTATGAATAAATGTGCTGAAACTGTAATGACTGAAATACACGATATCATTCTCGCTTATGGGCAAAGTGATGAATATAG tttcgtattaaaaaaagaatgtgaTCTGTATTGTCGGCGAGAAGC GAAGATTTTATCTACAATAGTTAGTTTATTCACATCCAACTACGTATTTCTCTGGAAATCATATTTTGCTGATAAAGAATTACAGTATCCTCCATCATTTGATGGTCGTATAGTTCAGTATCCATccgataataatttaagagaTTATTTGAGTTGGCGGCAGGCAGATT gtcatataaataatttgtataatactTGTTTTTGGGCACTAGTTCATTCTGGAAAAACAGAAACTGAAGCCGAGAACATATTGAGAGTAATGTAA